In one window of Dermochelys coriacea isolate rDerCor1 chromosome 3, rDerCor1.pri.v4, whole genome shotgun sequence DNA:
- the RP1L1 gene encoding LOW QUALITY PROTEIN: retinitis pigmentosa 1-like 1 protein (The sequence of the model RefSeq protein was modified relative to this genomic sequence to represent the inferred CDS: inserted 1 base in 1 codon) — protein MTQVPADYLTTSSPYNYDQPLPAVARTNSITQVPPTKKITFFKSGDPQFGGVKMAINPRSFKSFNALMDDLSHRVPLPFGVRTITTPRGIHCISALDQLEDGGCYLCSDKKYVKPFSIGTGRRVGPQWNGRPVSALKRGGQEGRREDHSRPFSQQGPKILKKITLIKNGDTGVRRSIILNHRNARSFKTLLDEISELLQFTVKKLYTVDGKKIDSMPALLHCPSVLVCVGREPFKPLVMENSRKHSAEKLPGLPSQSSDNNISGNNGSKKDVNFGLKAKKSVIHPRSASSNRSMRFSLSSEKSYANGLNTSLENGGPFPNNCPHEKAGDLVHSLVNDDIEKRVHMNKDGSLSVEMKVRFRLLNNETLQWSTQIKKSNLMSKMPCEESGVEEDNGVDPMQKMNLEVSSEAEDSSYPCDADSYISKFDESESEETHCHSCGKQHQDYDIWKNPMHASQKEEPDIRKTWHTRSSCSSTSSCRRVVRKKMTSGESIHTTSSEEYSEHIMHESSCYSETIENRVEYCNIKKCNYRSALSTAASNGEESQKYTQMNTSSSQKASSFRPVSHSSCENNLDTEEAVDEAEVSKTNSQNEDENCMEVSSVMCSKEEMDEIEGSRVGSTLSGSSLHSRQSKMSMCEETSSMARTISSCSLKKAEEEDIAACSSSAHSVYSRSSKYSMPRAKNDQDKHSDNDPVISSFSSESCPKKDAEEKEAKQEDHKDNEVGSVSAQMVPRESLKDDFSECERCSTEGSSHSKACDGISRRSDSDEILVCNASCSSRTSKRSKHNMQGKCAETELSRTSNDGCSQSNVSRSSKPRRKKMKNLHAEVENSSRASASEVASMYSLHCPAPPKGKPSSKKIRLAVFKNSSSTSACTESMLTEDKEQKEVVDSSRRTSSGSKSAETNTMKAAENNSDDKQRKDGASCEEKLQEASAPEEDDRDLAPSALPNTSPDEVVQEWLSKIPQETLLMKYEMEGDGEEECAGTTTEISNCENNQEISEEKTSEKEDAGEGENSVEEEMEKEAAEANAANEEAEECPKEEKTSEVTSEGAEAKHAECSQSVETSSQNNNKKDLPSTIQTSVQIMKALLSSKQEAKFDRSNSLPEVSPTMGRKLSNSANILITCLASLQLLDEEPLDPSDKPKCLNKPRYTELLNIFQALWFGCTVEKGGPSSGQPGSDQTKMSSGFKAQNSTYKDFTPMSSSGVDISSGSGDSGEGSVASARDCTLLPQKTVKSKSTEQGASLANEPELSETEGQGKEGEQCSQPLTSFSKSKEEEEAVSTRADSPEQGAEADHNKDDQGSNCENGEGGENEVEENSKLDENEGQAEAEAGNEIPPEANTDEATEQPSNIAEIDANADDTNGEKEAESNLEEEIGEGSPSDQEAKVKAIPETSVNTYSIAQQKSVDPNPVWVLRLLKKIEKEFMTHYVSAMNEFKIRWNLENNELLDKMISELKDEVSKRIQKSIEKELRKIKSRAGQRTPRPPDETLRRESTIQTEQRRQRLHIMRNRSLFNDRNMTQSKHPGTTDLSFDMSEENFGLSTALGDDVSEQPSEEEYCXCDTCIMKKMASKPIRNLVVAADAPIVRAFDLKQILRANETENKMVDCASEAVQDSEVIPSEHIQEAEEETNPNEEDVGEEEVNEGNEEEEQEQEEGDDKVEEEEKEEEEDETQNKDQESEEEPKAEEETEGRVEEAMGEADRNDNEENASECEENAEVSDAVEDSEEAATSRNEEAEQEPQDDAGDEAVEEASPDVECKACSEASAAEEENESEGDTECAQNGDEAAEAAGDEPKQDNDQDRDTRNSEVPEMASDARGDQDCSKGPETLTKAAAFSCNSSMGNCSQQSQKGSEDGSEGECRDGNLNEDPDREANSDGSSKPAKMYPDSEEEDKEEDRPSSCISPVDGEKNGADGADPQNNEDTNNGQKTKKKTENADEIDQDDLDF, from the exons ATGACTCAGGTACCTGCGGATTACCTGACCACCTCCAGTCCCTATAACTATGACCAGCCCCTTCCTGCTGTGGCTCGGACAAATTCCATCACGCAGGTTCCTCCGACCAAGAAAATAACCTTCTTCAAGAGCGGAGACCCTCAGTTCGGGGGAGTCAAGATGGCCATTAACCCGCGCAGCTTCAAGAGCTTCAATGCCCTCATGGATGACCTCTCCCACAGGGTCCCTCTGCCGTTTGGGGTGAGGACCATCACCACTCCACGGGGGATACACTGCATCAGCGCGCTCGACCAGCTGGAGGACGGAGGGTGCTACCTCTGCTCTGACAAGAAATATGTCAAGCCCTTTAGCATTGGCACAGGCCGGAGGGTAGGACCTCAGTGGAATGGCCGCCCGGTGAGTGCCCTGAAGAGGGGAGGTCAGGAGGGCAGGCGTGAAGACCATTCTAGGCCTTTCTCCCAGCAAGGCCCCAAAATACTCAAGAAAATCACTCTGATTAAGAATGGGGACACTGGTGTCCGACGCTCGATTATCCTGAATCACAGGAACGCCCGGAGCTTCAAAACTCTCCTGGATGAGATTTCTGAGCTCTTGCAGTTCACGGTGAAGAAGCTCTACACTGTTGATGGGAAGAAA ATCGACAGCATGCCGGCTCTGCTCCACTGCCCCAGCGTACTGGTGTGTGTAGGCCGGGAACCATTTAAACcattagtgatggagaattcaaGGAAGCACTCTGCTGAGAAGCTCCCTGGCCTGCCTTCCCAATCCAGTGACAACAACATCAGTGGAAACAACGGAAGTAAGAAAGATG TGAACTTTGGACTGAAAGCCAAAAAAAGTGTCATCCACCCAAGATCGGCTTCAAGCAACAGGTCAATGAGATTTTCCTTATCGTCAGAAAAGTCCTATGCAAATGGTCTCAACACATCACTGGAGAATGGTGGTCCTTTCCCAAACAACTGTCCACATGAAAAAGCTGGGGACCTCGTCCACTCCTTAGTCAATGATGACATTGAAAAACGAGTGCATATGAACAAGGATGGCAGCCTGTCCGTCGAGATGAAAGTCCGCTTTCGTTTGCTGAACAATGAGACTCTTCAGTGGTCCACACAGATCAAGAAGTCCAATTTGATGAGTAAGATGCCCTGTGAAGAGTCAGGGGTGGAGGAAGACAATGGAGTGGACCCCATGCAGAAAATGAACCTAGAAGTCAGCTCAGAGGCGGAAGATTCATCATATCCCTGTGATGCTGATTCCTACATCTCAAAATTCGATGAGTCAGAATCTGAGGAAACTCATTGCCACAGCTGTGGCAAGCAGCACCAGGACTATGACAtttggaagaatcccatgcatgctTCCCAGAAAGAGGAGCCTGATATAAGAAAAACTTGGCACACACGGTCTTCATGCTCCAGCACATCTTCCTGTAGGCGGGTAGTCCGCAAAAAGATGACCTCCGGGGAAAGCATCCACACCACATCCAGTGAAGAATATTCTGAGCACATCATGCATGAGTCTTCATGCTATTCAGAGACTATAGAAAACAGGGTGGAGTACTGTAATATTAAAAAGTGTAACTATCGAAGCGCTTTGTCTACAGCTGCCTCCAATGGAGAAGAGTCACAGAAATACACCCAAATGAACACTAGCAGTAGCCAAAAAGCATCTTCATTCAGACCAGTCTCACATTCAAGCTGTGAAAACAACCTGGATACTGAAGAAGCTGTTGATGAAGCCGAGGTCAGTAAGACCAATTCACAGAACGAGGATGAAAACTGCATGGAAGTTTCTTCAGTGATGTGTTCAAAGGAGGAAATGGATGAAATTGAAGGCAGCAGGGTTGGAAGTACCTTGTCCGGGTCATCTCTGCACTCCAGACAAAGTAAGATGAGTATGTGTGAGGAAACTAGTAGCATGGCAAGGACCATATCATCCTGCAGTTTGAAAAAGGCAGAAGAAGAAGATATAGCTGCATGCTCAAGTTCTGCCCATAGTGTCTACAGCAGATCTAGCAAGTACAGCATGCCAAGAGCAAAGAATGACCAGGACAAACATTCTGACAATGATCCAGTGATCTCTTCCTTTTCCAGTGAGTCCTGCCCTAAGAAAGATGCTGAAGAGAAGGAAGCAAAACAAGAAGACCACAAAGATAATGAAGTCGGTTCAGTATCAGCACAAATGGTGCCCAGGGAATCACTCAAAGATGACTTCAGCGAATGTGAAAGATGCTCAACAGAAGGCTCTTCACATTCCAAAGCTTGTGATGGGATTAGCAGGAGGAGTGACAGTGATGAAATACTTGTGTGCAATGCCTCCTGTTCTTCCAGGACATCAAAGAGAAGCAAGCACA ACATGCAGGGCAAATGTGCAGAGACAGAGTTGTCCAGAACAAGCAATGATGGCTGTTCACAATCCAATGTGTCACGATCATCCAAacccagaaggaaaaaaatgaagaatcTTCATGCTGAGGTGGAAAATTCTAGCAGAGCATCGGCATCAGAGGTTGCCTCGATGTACAGTTTGCACTGCCCAGCCCCACCAAAAGGTaagccaagcagcaaaaaaaTACGACTAGCGGTGTTTAAGAATTCCTCCAGCACTAGTGCATGCACTGAGTCAATGCTGACTGAGGACAAAGAGCAGAAAGAAGTAGTCGACTCTTCCAGACGAACTTCGTCAGGGTCTAAATCAGCAGAAACTAATACAATGAAAGCAGCAGAAAATAACTCAGATGACAAGCAAAGAAAGGACGGTGCTTCTTGTGAAGAGAAATTACAAGAGGCCAGTGCACCAGAGGAAGATGATCGTGATTTAGCACCTTCTGCCCTGCCAAATACATCTCCAGATGAAGTTGTACAGGAGTGGCTAAGCAAAATTCCTCAAGAGACATTGCTTATGAAATATGAAATGGAGGGTGATGGGGAAGAGGAATGTGCAGGGACAACCACCGAAATATCAAACTGTGAAAATAATCAAGAAATCTCGGAAGAGAAAACCAGTGAGAAAGAGGATGCAGGGGAAGGTGAAAACAGTGTAGAGGAGGAAATGGAAAAAGAGGCAGCTGAAGCCAATGCTGCTAATGAGGAGGCAGAAGAATGCCCCAAAGAGGAGAAGACTTCTGAGGTGACGTCAGAAGGCGCTGAAGCCAAACATGCAGAATGCAGCCAGTCTGTTGAGACCTCAAgccaaaataataacaaaaaggaCTTGCCAAGCACTATCCAGACTTCGGTGCAGATAATGAAGGCATTGCTCAGTTCAAAACAAGAAGCAAAATTTGACAGGTCAAACAGTTTGCCTGAAGTGTCCCCCACCATGGGGAGGAAGCTCAGTAACTCTGCCAATATTCTGATCACTTGTCTTGCCAGTCTACAGCTCCTTGATGAAGAGCCATTAGATCCATCGGATAAGCCAAAATGCTTGAATAAGCCTAGATATACAGAACTGCTCAACATTTTTCAGGCCCTGTGGTTTGGATGCACAGTGGAAAAAGGAGGTCCGAGTTCAGGTCAACCAGGCAGTGATCAGACAAAGATGAGCTCAGGCTTTAAAGCCCAGAACTCAACATACAAAGACTTCACTCCAATGTCATCTTCCGGGGTTGACATCAGTAGTGGTTCTGGTGACTCAGGAGAGGGAagtgtggccagtgccagagatTGCACCTTATTGCCTCagaagacagttaagtccaaatcAACTGAACAGGGGGCAAGTTTAGCGAATGAACCTGAACTGAGTGAGACCGAGGGACAGGGTAAAGAAGGAGAACAGTGTTCTCAGCCTTTAACATCCTTCTCAAAGTCCaaagaggaagaagaagcagTTTCTACCAGAGCGGACtctccagagcagggagctgaagCAGACCACAATAAAGATGATCAGGGTAGTAACTGTGAAAATGGCGAAGGGGGCGAAAATGAAGTGGAAGAAAATAGCAAATTAGATGAAAATGAGGGACAAGCTGAAGCTGAAGCTGGAAATGAAATACCTCCAGAAGCGAATACTGATGAGGCAACTGAGCAACCAAGCAACATTGCTGAAATTGATGCAAATGCTGATGATACCAATGGTGAGAAAGAAGCTGAATCCAATTTGGAAGAGGAGATAGGGGAGGGTTCTCCCAGTGATCAGGAAGCCAAAGTCAAGGCCATCCCAGAAACCAGTGTGAACACGTACTCCATCGCCCAGCAAAAATCAGTCGACCCCAACCCAGTCTGGGTGCTGAGGCTGCTAAAGAAAATCGAGAAGGAGTTCATGACTCACTATGTCAGTGCCATGAATGAGTTCAAGATCAGGTGGAACTTAGAGAACAATGAACTGCTGGACAAAATGATATCGGAGCTGAAGGACGAAGTGAGTAAAAGAATACAAAAGAGCATAGAAAAGGAGCTAAGGAAGATCaaaagcagagcggggcagaggACTCCAAGGCCTCCAGATGAAACACTCAGGCGTGAGTCAACAATTCAGACAGAGCAGAGAAGACAACGGTTGCATATCATGCGCAATAGATCTCTCTTTAATGACAGAAATATGACCCAAAGTAAGCATCCGGGGACAACAGACTTATCATTTGACATGAGCGAGGAAAATTTTGGTCTCAGTACAGCTCTTGGTGATGATGTTAGTGAACAACCAAGTGAAGAAGAATACT CCTGTGACACCTGCATAATGAAGAAAATGGCTTCTAAGCCTATAAGAAACCTGGTGGTGGCAGCCGATGCCCCAATTGTGAGGGCATTTGACTTAAAGCAAATCCTGAGGGcaaatgaaactgaaaacaaGATGGTGGACTGTGCCTCAGAAGCAGTTCAGGACAGCGAGGTGATTCCCAGTGAGCACATACAAGAGGCAGAAGAGGAGACCAACCCAAATGAGGAGGATG tgggggaagaggaagtgaaTGAGGGGAATGAGGAAGAGGAACAGGAACAGGAAGAGGGGGATGACaaagtggaagaggaggagaaagaagaagaagaagatgaaaCACAAAATAAAGATCAGGAAAGTGAGGAAGAGCCCAAAGCCGAAGAGGAGACTGAGGGCAGAGTGGAGGAGGCTATGGGCGAGGCCGACAGGAACGATAATGAAGAGAATGCATCTGAATGTGAAGAGAATGCTGAAGTCTCTGATGCTGTTGAGGACTCAGAAGAAGCAGCCACGAGCAGAAACGAAGAAGCTGAACAAGAGCCCCAGGATGATGCTGGGGATGAGGCTGTGGAAGAAGCGAGCCCAGATGTGGAATGCAAGGCATGTTCAGAAGCATCAGCAGCCGAGGAGGAAAATGAAAGTGAAGGAGATACTGAGTGTGCACAGAATGGCGATGAGGCAGCAGAAGCAGCCGGCGATGAACCTAAGCAAGATAACGACCAAGACAGAGACACAAGGAACAGCGAGGTTCCTGAGATGGCCTCTGATGCGAGAGGAGACCAAGACTGCAGCAAAGGGCCAGAGACTCTCACCAAAGCAGCTGCCTTCTCCTGTAACTCTTCCATGGGAAACTGTTCGCAGCAATCCCAGAAAGGGTCAGAGGATGGAAGTGAAGGAGAGTGCAGAGATGGGAATCTGAACGAGGACCCTGATAGGGAGGCTAACAGTGATGGAAGCAGCAAGCCTGCAAAGATGTATCCTGACAGTGAGGAGGAAGACAAAGAGGAGGACAGACCATCCTCATGCATCAGTCCTGTAGATGGAGAGAAGAATGGTGCTGATGGCGCTGACCCCCAAAACAATGAAGACACCAATAATGGCCAGAAGACtaaaaagaagacagaaaatgcTGATGAGATTGACCAAGATGACTTGGACTTTTAG